From Bacteroidota bacterium, a single genomic window includes:
- a CDS encoding aminopeptidase P N-terminal domain-containing protein translates to MKYQHLPQEFYIENRIKFCAKMQPGSIAIFTSNDEMPRNADAFHNWRQNSDILWLTGIDQEHTMLILFPDSPNPDFKEVLYLRETNETIETWEGHKYSKDEAHETSGIHTIHWNHVFKQQLHPAIVLAENVYMNLNEHDRAAIQVPNQEQRLAKDIRDQYPLHRYHRAAPILHRLRAVKSAIEIEQLKHAIEIANKAFRRLLNFVKPGVMEYEVEAELIHEYIRNAGTGHAFQPIVASGSSACILHYVENNRPCKDGDLLLVDTGCEYANYNSDLTRCIPVNGKFSKRQKEVYEAVLRLQETAMKLYLKPGTVLQQYHIEFGRHISEECIKLGLLKNEEVMRNPLAYKKYCVHGISHHLGLDVHDSGLRWEKMEPGMVFTVEPGIYIAEEGIGVRIENNVLISETGCVDLMPQIPKQIDEIEKLMANRKTEMAH, encoded by the coding sequence ATGAAATACCAACATCTACCCCAGGAGTTCTATATAGAAAACCGTATAAAGTTTTGTGCCAAAATGCAACCTGGCTCCATCGCTATTTTTACCAGTAACGACGAGATGCCACGCAATGCAGATGCCTTTCACAATTGGAGGCAGAACAGTGATATCCTTTGGTTAACAGGTATCGACCAAGAACATACCATGCTCATTTTATTTCCCGATTCTCCCAATCCTGATTTCAAGGAAGTATTATACTTGCGTGAAACCAATGAGACCATCGAAACTTGGGAAGGACATAAGTATAGCAAAGACGAGGCACATGAAACATCGGGTATTCATACTATTCATTGGAACCATGTTTTCAAACAACAATTGCATCCTGCCATTGTGCTGGCCGAAAATGTATACATGAATTTGAACGAACACGATCGTGCTGCGATACAGGTGCCCAATCAGGAACAGCGTTTGGCTAAAGACATTAGAGATCAATATCCTTTGCACCGATACCATCGTGCGGCCCCTATTTTACATCGCTTGCGTGCAGTGAAATCTGCTATTGAAATAGAACAATTAAAACATGCTATAGAAATTGCCAACAAAGCATTTCGCAGGTTACTTAATTTTGTAAAACCTGGTGTGATGGAATATGAAGTAGAGGCAGAATTAATACATGAATATATCCGCAATGCTGGAACTGGTCATGCCTTTCAACCAATTGTAGCTTCGGGCAGCAGTGCTTGTATATTGCATTATGTAGAAAATAACAGACCTTGCAAGGATGGCGATTTATTATTAGTGGACACTGGTTGTGAGTACGCTAACTATAATAGTGATTTAACACGTTGCATACCTGTAAATGGCAAATTTAGTAAGCGTCAAAAAGAAGTGTATGAAGCAGTATTACGCTTGCAAGAAACTGCCATGAAATTATATTTGAAACCTGGAACTGTGTTACAGCAATATCATATAGAGTTTGGCCGACATATATCTGAAGAATGTATTAAACTTGGCCTCTTAAAAAATGAAGAAGTGATGCGAAATCCCTTGGCGTATAAGAAATATTGTGTACATGGTATCTCCCATCATTTAGGTTTGGATGTGCATGATTCAGGGTTGCGTTGGGAAAAAATGGAACCTGGAATGGTGTTCACCGTAGAGCCCGGAATATATATAGCTGAAGAAGGAATCGGGGTACGTATTGAAAACAATGTTTTGATAAGTGAAACAGGATGTGTAGATTTGATGCCTCAAATTCCCAAACAAATAGACGAAATAGAAAAACTGATGGCTAACAGAAAAACAGAAATGGCCCATTAA
- the gcvH gene encoding glycine cleavage system protein GcvH, which yields MNFPENLRYTTDHEWVLVSGDIATVGVTDFAQRELGDIVFVEIESAGKTLNQHEIFGTVEAVKTVSDLFMPLSGDVIEVNKGLDTNPESINSDPYGAGWMVKIKMSNPAEYDSLLSSEAYASAVGV from the coding sequence ATGAATTTTCCAGAAAACCTCCGCTATACCACCGACCATGAATGGGTTCTTGTATCTGGCGACATTGCTACTGTAGGCGTTACCGATTTTGCTCAGCGTGAGTTGGGTGATATTGTGTTTGTCGAAATTGAATCGGCAGGCAAAACTTTGAACCAACATGAAATATTTGGAACCGTAGAAGCGGTGAAAACTGTTTCGGATTTGTTCATGCCTTTATCAGGCGATGTGATTGAGGTGAACAAAGGTCTTGATACCAATCCTGAATCTATCAATAGCGACCCTTACGGTGCAGGATGGATGGTAAAAATAAAAATGAGCAATCCTGCTGAATACGATTCTTTACTTAGCTCAGAGGCATACGCTTCTGCGGTGGGCGTTTAA
- the tpiA gene encoding triose-phosphate isomerase: MRTKIVAGNWKMNKNFHEGLELTSEINGMVNDEINGNVEVVLIPTFIHLNAISQLTQASSKVSTGAQNCHTETSGAYTGEISAAMIAAAGCKYCLAGHSERRLYNNETNAILAKKVDAILANNLMPIYCCGETLEERNAGKHFDIIGSQVKEGLFHLSNEQILKCVIAYEPVWAIGTGVTASTAQAQEVHAFIRNLLVEKYGNDIASQIRILYGGSVKPDNATELFSQPDIDGGLVGGAALQSRSFVDIVKGAC, translated from the coding sequence ATGAGAACTAAAATTGTAGCAGGTAACTGGAAAATGAACAAGAATTTTCATGAAGGTTTGGAACTCACCAGCGAAATAAATGGTATGGTGAACGATGAAATTAATGGCAATGTAGAAGTAGTTTTAATCCCTACTTTTATACATTTGAACGCCATCAGTCAGCTTACCCAGGCAAGTAGCAAAGTAAGTACTGGAGCTCAAAATTGTCATACTGAAACATCGGGTGCTTATACAGGAGAAATTTCAGCTGCTATGATAGCTGCCGCTGGTTGTAAATATTGTTTGGCCGGGCATAGCGAACGTCGGTTATATAATAATGAAACCAATGCGATACTTGCTAAGAAAGTAGATGCAATTTTAGCTAATAATTTGATGCCGATATATTGTTGTGGTGAAACTTTGGAAGAACGCAATGCAGGAAAACATTTCGATATTATAGGTTCTCAAGTAAAAGAAGGATTGTTTCATTTATCTAATGAGCAAATACTAAAATGTGTAATTGCATACGAACCTGTTTGGGCCATTGGTACAGGTGTTACCGCTTCAACCGCACAAGCACAAGAAGTGCATGCCTTTATCAGAAACTTATTGGTAGAAAAATATGGCAATGATATAGCATCACAAATCAGAATATTATATGGTGGCAGTGTGAAACCTGATAATGCCACAGAACTTTTCTCACAACCCGATATTGATGGCGGACTTGTAGGCGGTGCAGCACTGCAGTCACGCAGCTTTGTGGATATTGTGAAAGGTGCTTGTTAA
- a CDS encoding outer membrane beta-barrel protein — MKKYILILAANLFIYGNLFAQHKGYKSAIGITFSPDYAYRSLLTTDSASKIIKEIQRNPQNGIMGFTSGLDYRFKLFGLVNIETGLNYTRKGWSSDSVNSKFVITNLFNYNYVVVPVKIRINLPAGRRRLFYINAGVSGGVLLGAAKTVTTSYFTGTFKTDKTAIKSDVSNKIYYSMVFGFGLDYRMVSNLYFKIEPNFQRTMSEYSKETLSSFLNSGGVNLGLLWGLK; from the coding sequence ATGAAAAAGTATATATTAATTCTGGCTGCAAACTTGTTTATATATGGTAATTTATTTGCACAACACAAGGGCTATAAATCTGCAATCGGTATCACTTTTTCTCCCGATTATGCTTACCGCTCATTACTCACTACCGACTCGGCAAGTAAGATAATCAAAGAAATTCAAAGAAACCCCCAAAACGGGATTATGGGTTTCACTTCGGGGCTTGATTATCGTTTCAAATTATTTGGTTTAGTCAATATAGAAACAGGCTTGAACTATACCAGAAAAGGATGGTCGAGCGATTCGGTGAATAGCAAATTTGTAATTACAAATTTGTTCAATTATAACTATGTAGTGGTTCCTGTGAAAATTAGAATTAATTTACCGGCTGGCCGCCGTAGGTTGTTTTATATTAATGCGGGTGTATCGGGAGGTGTATTGCTTGGGGCCGCCAAAACTGTAACAACTTCTTATTTTACAGGCACCTTTAAAACAGATAAAACAGCTATTAAATCTGATGTGAGTAATAAAATATATTATAGCATGGTGTTTGGATTTGGTTTAGATTATCGTATGGTAAGTAATCTATATTTCAAGATTGAACCTAATTTTCAAAGAACAATGAGTGAGTACTCTAAAGAAACTTTGAGCTCGTTCTTAAACTCAGGAGGCGTGAATTTGGGGCTACTTTGGGGACTTAAATAA
- a CDS encoding ABC transporter ATP-binding protein, with protein MATLEKNKKAFDLSLLGKIYKLALPYRGLFFTAIIATILMSMLNPLRAHLTQIAIDDYVVKKDSVGLWQLTMLMIGLLIFQTAVQFIQGYFTAVVGQDVIKTLRVRVFNFISNYKLSKLDQTPVGTLVTRSISDLETLADVFAEGAVSILGDLLQIVFILALMFYKDWKLTLVCLTVLPFLFYAGYIFKNAVNASFNEIRTRVTQLNTFVQEHIQGMQIVQIFGQQKNEYQKFEKINDAHRTAQNRGVFAYAVFFPVVEIITALSTALIVWYGLKFNTLATHDATLGLLTGFIMLINQFFRPIRQLADRFNTLQMGMVAGDRIFKLLEEEDVVETGGTIIKDKLEGHVKFENVRFSYNEGQPVLNDISFEVLPGRTLAIVGATGAGKSSVIGLVNRFYTGYTGRIYIDDIPVEEYDIQCLRSRISVVMQDVYLFSGTILDNLTLFDTNISQAKVEEACKLAGIHEFIKGLQNGYLEHVHERGATLSTGQRQLIAFVRTMLANPDILILDEATSSIDSVAEQMIQKAIAVLMEGRTSIVIAHRLSTIRKAQEIMVMDQGRIIERGTHEDLLKQHGAYYNLYQMQFVGAEIL; from the coding sequence TTGGCCACCCTCGAAAAAAATAAAAAAGCCTTCGACCTGAGCTTGCTCGGTAAAATATATAAACTTGCCTTGCCGTACAGGGGCCTGTTTTTCACGGCTATTATAGCTACCATTTTGATGTCGATGCTTAATCCGTTGCGGGCACATCTTACCCAAATTGCAATTGATGATTATGTGGTAAAAAAAGATTCCGTAGGTCTTTGGCAGCTCACAATGCTCATGATTGGTTTGTTGATATTTCAAACTGCGGTGCAATTTATTCAGGGATATTTTACGGCAGTGGTGGGACAAGATGTGATCAAAACTTTAAGAGTGCGGGTATTTAATTTTATCAGCAATTATAAACTTTCCAAACTCGATCAAACTCCAGTCGGAACACTTGTAACACGCTCCATTAGTGACCTTGAGACTTTGGCCGATGTTTTTGCAGAAGGTGCCGTTAGTATTTTGGGCGACTTGTTGCAAATAGTTTTTATATTAGCTTTGATGTTTTATAAAGATTGGAAACTCACTTTGGTTTGTTTGACAGTTTTGCCTTTTTTATTTTATGCAGGCTATATATTTAAAAATGCCGTCAATGCTTCGTTCAATGAGATAAGAACTAGAGTTACGCAACTGAATACTTTTGTGCAAGAACATATACAAGGCATGCAGATTGTGCAAATATTTGGGCAGCAAAAAAATGAATATCAAAAATTTGAAAAAATAAATGATGCACATCGAACAGCCCAAAATCGAGGCGTATTTGCTTATGCGGTATTTTTTCCTGTGGTCGAAATTATCACCGCACTTTCTACTGCATTAATTGTATGGTATGGTTTAAAGTTTAATACACTTGCTACGCACGATGCTACACTAGGCTTGCTTACAGGTTTTATTATGCTCATTAACCAATTTTTCAGACCCATTCGTCAGTTGGCCGATAGGTTTAATACTTTGCAAATGGGCATGGTGGCTGGCGACCGCATATTCAAATTATTGGAAGAAGAAGATGTAGTTGAAACAGGAGGAACTATTATAAAAGATAAATTGGAAGGCCATGTAAAATTTGAAAATGTGCGGTTTTCTTATAACGAAGGACAACCGGTTTTGAATGATATAAGTTTTGAAGTATTGCCAGGCAGAACACTTGCTATAGTTGGGGCTACAGGTGCCGGCAAATCTTCGGTGATAGGATTGGTGAACCGATTTTATACAGGATATACAGGCCGTATATACATAGATGATATACCCGTGGAGGAATATGATATACAATGTTTGCGTTCACGCATTAGTGTGGTGATGCAAGATGTATATCTTTTTTCAGGAACTATATTAGATAATCTCACATTGTTTGATACCAATATATCACAAGCAAAAGTAGAAGAGGCATGCAAACTTGCAGGTATACATGAGTTTATTAAAGGTTTGCAAAATGGATATTTGGAACATGTGCACGAGCGTGGTGCAACACTAAGCACAGGTCAAAGACAGCTCATCGCATTTGTACGCACGATGCTTGCCAATCCAGATATATTAATATTGGATGAAGCAACTTCTTCCATAGATAGTGTGGCTGAACAAATGATTCAAAAAGCTATTGCAGTATTAATGGAAGGCCGCACCAGTATAGTGATTGCACATCGACTGAGTACGATTCGCAAAGCACAAGAAATAATGGTGATGGACCAGGGACGTATTATAGAGCGTGGCACCCATGAAGATTTATTAAAACAGCATGGAGCGTATTATAATTTGTACCAGATGCAATTTGTGGGAGCAGAGATATTATAA
- a CDS encoding T9SS type A sorting domain-containing protein: MGNDYPVSIQLVAPNRILISWIVHELTRGLSANEGVTPRNIGFTIIPNPVSDNLKLNFGDIAPEVLNIKILDVSGRELYLTKDYNREINIASYPTGVYLLQVNYKDGRNSVQRFVKAN, from the coding sequence TTGGGCAATGATTATCCTGTTTCTATTCAGTTGGTGGCACCCAATCGCATATTAATAAGTTGGATTGTTCATGAACTAACAAGAGGCCTTAGTGCTAATGAAGGAGTTACCCCTAGAAACATAGGCTTTACAATTATCCCAAATCCGGTTTCTGATAATTTAAAGTTAAATTTTGGAGATATAGCACCCGAAGTTCTCAATATTAAAATATTGGATGTTTCAGGCAGGGAATTGTATCTAACAAAAGATTATAACAGGGAAATTAATATAGCTTCGTATCCAACTGGAGTATATCTTTTGCAGGTAAATTATAAAGATGGAAGAAACTCAGTACAACGGTTCGTAAAAGCAAATTGA
- the recO gene encoding DNA repair protein RecO: MASEKSRGIIINHVNYSETSVVCNIFTREHGLLGFMMKGLRRGKGAIKSSHIMSLNLVDIIFDKKPSQQLLTLKELHCNPLLMGIHGEINKNALSIFISEVLQKNLYKEHIDQSLFDYLESSIIYINRTKNIANLPCYFLIKLAVFMGFKPKGAWQPDELLMLDIFDGIFTNLVKKDHPQLSVNASRYIYNLLNSTIEQQEDLTESYQTRIEALDGLVDYFQFHILNQRKLISHQILHDILR, translated from the coding sequence ATGGCGAGCGAAAAATCAAGAGGTATCATTATCAACCACGTAAATTATAGTGAGACGAGCGTGGTATGCAATATTTTTACCCGCGAACATGGATTGCTAGGATTTATGATGAAAGGTTTGCGTAGAGGTAAAGGAGCCATCAAAAGCAGTCATATTATGTCGCTCAATCTTGTAGATATTATATTCGACAAAAAACCCAGTCAGCAATTACTCACACTCAAAGAACTGCACTGCAATCCTTTGTTGATGGGTATTCACGGAGAAATAAATAAGAACGCCTTATCAATTTTTATCAGTGAAGTATTACAGAAAAATTTATATAAAGAACATATAGACCAAAGTTTGTTCGATTATTTAGAAAGCAGTATTATATATATCAACCGTACAAAAAATATAGCCAACCTGCCATGTTATTTTTTGATAAAATTAGCTGTGTTTATGGGTTTCAAGCCCAAGGGTGCTTGGCAGCCTGATGAGTTATTGATGCTAGATATTTTTGATGGAATATTTACCAATTTGGTTAAAAAGGACCACCCACAACTGTCAGTAAATGCCAGTAGGTATATATATAATTTGCTAAACAGCACTATTGAGCAACAAGAGGACTTGACTGAGTCTTATCAAACAAGAATAGAAGCTTTGGATGGCTTGGTAGATTATTTTCAATTCCATATACTTAACCAACGAAAATTGATTTCTCACCAAATTTTACATGATATTTTAAGATGA
- a CDS encoding exodeoxyribonuclease III, whose amino-acid sequence MKIITYNVNGIRSAVSKGLANYIQSEQADIYCLQETKAQPDQIDTSLFAVAGYNNCYFHSAEKKGYSGVALLCKDKPKHIEIGCGNPLYDREGRVIRADYDNLSVMSVYMPSGSSSEERQAFKMEWLAFFEAYIKDLKTQIPNLVVCGDYNICHRAIDIHDPKGNAQSSGFLPEEREWMEQYFNSGWTDSFRHLNPQPHAYTWWSFRANARNNNKGWRIDYCAVSDGLKSKIKQSWIDPNARHSDHCPTGVLLG is encoded by the coding sequence ATGAAAATCATCACCTATAACGTAAACGGCATCCGCTCGGCTGTGAGCAAAGGCTTGGCAAATTATATACAAAGTGAACAGGCTGATATATATTGCCTGCAGGAAACTAAGGCACAACCCGACCAAATAGATACCAGTTTGTTTGCGGTGGCGGGCTATAATAACTGCTACTTTCATTCTGCTGAAAAGAAAGGATATAGTGGCGTAGCTTTATTGTGCAAAGACAAACCCAAACATATAGAGATAGGTTGTGGTAATCCTTTGTACGACCGAGAAGGCCGTGTAATCCGTGCCGACTATGACAATCTTTCGGTGATGAGCGTGTACATGCCATCAGGCAGTAGCAGTGAAGAAAGACAAGCTTTCAAAATGGAATGGTTGGCCTTTTTTGAAGCATATATAAAAGATTTGAAAACCCAGATTCCTAATTTGGTTGTATGCGGCGATTATAATATATGCCACCGAGCAATCGACATCCACGACCCAAAGGGGAATGCACAGAGCAGTGGTTTTTTGCCTGAGGAAAGAGAATGGATGGAACAATATTTTAACAGCGGATGGACTGACTCATTTCGACATTTGAACCCACAACCCCATGCCTATACTTGGTGGAGCTTCAGAGCCAATGCCCGAAACAATAACAAGGGTTGGCGTATTGATTATTGTGCAGTGAGCGATGGTTTAAAAAGTAAAATAAAACAATCATGGATTGACCCCAATGCAAGGCATAGCGACCATTGCCCCACAGGCGTGCTTTTGGGGTAA
- the prfA gene encoding peptide chain release factor 1, producing MLEKLEAIAQRRQEVENLLGATDVMQDMKRFAQLNKEYRSLEKFVIIYHEYKNLMDNIDSSRMLLTTEKDADFRDMAKAELEELEEKRGPMEDKIRDMLIPEDPTDEKNAIFEIRAGTGGDEACIFVGDLLRMYLRYCDTAGLKAEVMDTNYGSAGGYSKVTFEVNGDHAYGILKYESGVHRVQRVPATETQGRIHTSAVSVVVLPQVDEIDVDVKESDIRKDTFCSSGPGGQSVNTTYSAIRLTHIPSGIVAQCQDEKSQIKNYEKALKVLRARIYEVEYQKWLDEISKKRKTMVSTGDRSAKIRTYNYPQGRVTDHRIGYTMYNLPSFVDGNINEVLDQLQVHENAEKLKEGVVA from the coding sequence ATGCTCGAAAAACTGGAAGCCATTGCACAACGTCGCCAAGAGGTAGAAAACCTTTTGGGAGCAACGGATGTAATGCAAGATATGAAGCGTTTTGCCCAGTTGAATAAGGAATACCGCAGCTTGGAAAAATTTGTAATTATCTATCATGAATATAAGAATTTGATGGATAATATCGACAGCAGTAGGATGCTTTTAACCACAGAAAAAGACGCTGATTTCCGAGATATGGCCAAGGCCGAACTGGAAGAACTCGAAGAAAAGCGAGGGCCGATGGAAGATAAAATTCGTGATATGCTGATTCCCGAAGACCCTACCGATGAAAAGAATGCAATCTTTGAAATACGTGCAGGAACAGGTGGTGACGAGGCATGTATATTTGTGGGAGATTTATTGCGTATGTATTTAAGATATTGCGATACTGCTGGTTTGAAAGCCGAAGTAATGGATACCAACTATGGTAGTGCTGGCGGTTATAGTAAAGTAACTTTTGAGGTAAATGGCGACCATGCTTATGGTATTCTAAAATATGAATCGGGAGTGCATCGTGTGCAGCGTGTTCCCGCCACCGAAACACAAGGCCGCATACACACCTCTGCGGTGAGTGTGGTGGTATTGCCGCAGGTAGATGAAATAGATGTGGATGTGAAAGAATCGGATATTCGTAAAGATACATTTTGCTCATCTGGCCCTGGCGGACAAAGCGTGAACACGACCTATTCAGCTATTAGATTAACACATATTCCAAGTGGAATTGTAGCTCAGTGTCAGGATGAAAAATCGCAGATAAAAAACTATGAAAAAGCTTTGAAAGTTTTGCGTGCAAGAATATATGAAGTAGAGTATCAAAAATGGTTGGACGAAATTTCTAAAAAGCGTAAAACGATGGTATCTACAGGCGATCGCAGTGCAAAAATTAGAACCTATAACTATCCGCAAGGCCGTGTAACCGATCATAGAATAGGTTATACCATGTATAATCTTCCTTCATTTGTTGATGGAAATATTAATGAAGTATTGGACCAATTGCAGGTGCATGAAAATGCAGAAAAACTGAAAGAAGGTGTGGTTGCGTAA
- a CDS encoding glycosyltransferase family 2 protein yields the protein MKLISIVIPSYNEQDNVVLLANKVVEQLEGKYNYELIFVDDGSSDGTLENLKKLNQQNSKIHYLSFSRNFGHQKALRCGLAYSQGDAVISMDADMQHPPYMIPQLIEKWEAGYDIVYTQRLDTQDVSIFKRTTSSFFYKMTSRLADIEMEEGTADFRLLDRKVANIINRTGESNLFIRGFIVWMGFKKYKIAYKPEPRHSGVTKYTFKKMFLFALNGITSFSVKPLYISTVLGVIISFFSFLYALYAIYNYFFKNGVVDGWTSILVSVLFIGGLQLIILGIIGEYLGKLFMQTKNRPDYIVSESSMKEVASS from the coding sequence ATGAAATTAATCTCTATAGTAATTCCTTCTTATAATGAACAGGACAATGTAGTGCTACTTGCCAATAAGGTAGTGGAGCAATTAGAGGGAAAATATAATTATGAATTAATTTTTGTGGATGATGGAAGTAGTGATGGAACCTTAGAAAATTTAAAGAAATTAAATCAGCAAAACAGTAAAATACATTACCTTAGTTTTTCTCGTAATTTTGGTCATCAAAAAGCATTGCGATGCGGCTTGGCATACTCACAAGGCGATGCGGTAATATCAATGGATGCAGATATGCAACATCCTCCCTACATGATACCACAACTAATAGAAAAATGGGAAGCGGGTTATGATATTGTGTACACCCAAAGACTCGACACGCAAGATGTGAGTATATTCAAACGCACAACCTCCTCTTTTTTTTATAAAATGACAAGTCGTTTGGCAGATATCGAAATGGAAGAAGGCACTGCCGATTTTAGATTATTGGACCGCAAAGTAGCCAATATTATAAACCGAACAGGAGAGAGTAATTTATTTATTCGTGGGTTTATTGTGTGGATGGGATTTAAGAAATACAAAATTGCTTATAAGCCAGAGCCTCGTCATTCGGGTGTTACCAAATATACATTTAAAAAAATGTTTTTATTTGCACTTAATGGCATCACTTCCTTTAGTGTAAAACCATTATATATTTCTACGGTTCTTGGTGTTATTATTTCCTTCTTTAGTTTTTTATATGCACTGTATGCGATATATAATTATTTTTTCAAAAACGGTGTGGTGGACGGATGGACATCCATACTTGTAAGCGTATTGTTTATTGGTGGTTTGCAATTAATTATTCTGGGAATTATAGGGGAATATTTAGGCAAATTATTTATGCAAACTAAAAATAGACCCGATTATATTGTAAGCGAAAGTAGCATGAAAGAAGTAGCTAGTAGCTAG
- a CDS encoding low molecular weight protein-tyrosine-phosphatase codes for MTKLLFVCLGNICRSPMAEAIMNHYIKELDLDVSCDSAGTSSNHVGERLDKRALKKLNEHGIEAPHRARQFSSADFKEFDFIFAMDKQNLQDILRLSNHSHNAQIKLMRAYDPTPENCEVPDPWFGDFQGFEPVYQMLDRTVLNFLKAENFIYK; via the coding sequence ATGACCAAATTGTTATTTGTTTGCTTAGGCAATATTTGCCGATCGCCCATGGCTGAAGCAATAATGAACCACTATATTAAAGAGCTCGATCTGGATGTAAGCTGCGACAGTGCGGGAACTTCCAGCAACCATGTAGGCGAAAGACTCGACAAAAGAGCACTCAAAAAATTGAACGAACATGGTATCGAAGCACCTCATCGGGCACGACAATTTTCTAGTGCTGATTTTAAGGAATTTGATTTTATCTTTGCCATGGATAAACAGAACCTACAAGACATTTTGAGATTATCGAACCATAGCCATAATGCCCAAATCAAGCTGATGCGAGCTTACGATCCAACTCCTGAAAACTGCGAAGTTCCAGACCCTTGGTTTGGCGACTTCCAAGGTTTTGAGCCAGTGTATCAAATGCTTGACAGAACAGTTCTAAATTTTCTGAAAGCGGAAAACTTTATTTATAAATAA
- a CDS encoding response regulator translates to MIHEEPTRHSPDNTKSDEKKNEQNLPVVLFVDDDENNLTSYVSNYRNVFKVYTANNGIEAMLKMEWQKFDVVVCDQRMEGMTGIEFLKNVAKLYPGTIRIFATGYTDYEHLMDAINEAGVYKCVFKPIDHDKLLSYLYSGANLAKAYHDGKYLLENLREKHKKMYKEDIKE, encoded by the coding sequence ATGATACACGAAGAACCTACGAGACATAGTCCTGACAACACAAAGTCAGATGAGAAAAAAAACGAACAAAATCTGCCTGTGGTATTGTTTGTTGACGATGATGAAAATAATCTTACCAGTTATGTGAGCAATTACCGAAACGTTTTTAAAGTATACACAGCCAATAACGGTATTGAAGCAATGCTTAAAATGGAATGGCAAAAGTTTGATGTAGTAGTTTGCGACCAAAGAATGGAAGGAATGACTGGCATAGAGTTTTTAAAAAATGTAGCTAAATTATATCCCGGTACTATTAGAATATTCGCCACAGGATATACTGATTATGAACATCTGATGGATGCCATAAATGAAGCAGGTGTATATAAGTGTGTGTTTAAACCCATTGATCACGATAAGCTTTTAAGTTACTTATACTCTGGTGCCAACCTTGCAAAAGCATACCACGATGGAAAGTATCTATTGGAGAACTTAAGAGAGAAGCATAAAAAAATGTATAAGGAAGATATAAAGGAGTAA